A genomic window from Silene latifolia isolate original U9 population chromosome Y, ASM4854445v1, whole genome shotgun sequence includes:
- the LOC141630999 gene encoding microtubule-associated protein TORTIFOLIA1-like isoform X2, with translation MESQGPKSSKLSKNYSRSQSTTLSTSSSTLSTSSVSTHLAMVELKQKILTSLSKLSDRDTHQIAIEELETLIQTLQNDAVPMLLNCLFDSSSSDPKPSVKKESIRLLSNLCGSHPDSTGTHLVKIIAHLARRLRDPDSGVRDACKDVIGCLSGIYLKGSGNSSNGEGEGNGGGMVSLFVKPLFEAMGENNKGVQIGAAMCLGRVVDCATNPPISAFVKLCPRVCKFLNSPNYFAKSSLLPVVVSLSQVEAITPQSLEPLLQTIHDCLASTDWATRKAAAEALTALALHSSDLVKDGAASTLTVLEACRFDKIKPVRDSVTEALQQWKRLSGKNGDGASDERASCQGVEDVFPDKNKQKDKKIEQSKDSSKGGLSASVDKTKSGSFSDKAVGMLKKKLPALTDKDVNPEFFQKLEKRGADELPVEVVVPRKCLNSLNSNEKEESSISEIKDSKANMSANIPSGQREFEGYVEDRWLDNGLNAKDLRPRTSGSEGKDSSFAKADGQSDGSLMNGKGNWLSIQRQLLQLERQQAHIMNMLQEFMGGSHDSMVTLENRVRGLERVVEDMAHDLSVASNRRGGGFHSGYEGSSNRPIRYNGYGDYGWRFPYGDRFNDPEGDSPSMRLRGPPRRPDHQDSWDFHSYGAAKIGQPGVRRDMSSNGVDSRSPRSEHESDPVTSRRGWDKVSAHVRLGEGPSARSVWQASKDEATLAAIRVAGEDNGTTRPARVAVRKLDAEALGNDNNRRERDPIWTAWSNAMDAVQAGDMDTAYAEVLSTGDDSLLVKLMDKSGPVFDQLTDEIAVEALNAIMPFVVEQHLFDLCLYWVQQLLDLVLENGTDVFGIPINVKRDLLFNLHDATSAIEIPEDWEGSTPDQLMLQLASAWNIDLQQPGS, from the exons ATGGAGTCTCAAGGACCCAAATCATCAAAACTCTCAAAGAATTATTCAAGATCACAATCAACAACactatcaacatcatcatcaacattaTCAACATCATCTGTGTCAACACATTTAGCAATGGTGGAGCTCAAGCAGAAGATTCTAACCTCCTTGTCTAAGCTCTCAGATAGAGACACCCACCAGATCGCCATTGAAGAGCTTGAAACCCTAATCCAAACCCTCCAAAACGACGCCGTTCCAATGCTCCTTAACTGCCTCTTTGACTCCTCTTCCTCGGACCCGAAACCATCTGTGAAAAAGGAGTCAATTAGGCTTCTTTCTAACCTATGTGGGTCCCACCCTGATTCCACTGGGACCCACTTGGTTAAGATCATTGCCCACCTGGCTAGGAGGCTAAGGGACCCTGATTCCGGGGTTCGCGACGCGTGTAAGGATGTGATTGGGTGTTTGTCTGGGATTTATTTGAAGGGTAGTGGTAATAGTAGTAATGGTGAGGGTGAGGGTAATGGTGGTGGTATGGTTTCTTTGTTTGTTAAGCCTTTGTTTGAGGCTATGGGGGAGAATAACAAAGGGGTTCAAATTGGGGCTGCAATGTGCTTAGGGAGAGTGGTTGATTGCGCGACTAACCCGCCAATTTCCGCTTTTGTCAAGCTTTGTCCTAGGGTTTGCAAGTTCTTGAATAGCCCTAACTACTTTGCCAAATCTTCTTTGTTGCCTGTTGTAGTCAGCTTATCTCAG GTAGAGGCCATTACACCACAAAGCCTTGAACCTTTGCTACAGACCATTCATGATTGCCTTGCGAGCACAGATTGGGCCACCCGTAAGGCTGCTGCTGAGGCGTTGACTGCTCTGGCATTGCATTCAAGCGATTTGGTCAAAGATGGGGCAGCATCAACCTTGACTGTATTAGAGGCTTGCCGTTTTGATAAG ATCAAGCCTGTAAGAGATAGTGTTACAGAAGCGCTACAGCAGTGGAAGAGGCTGTCAGGAAAGAATGGAGATGGGGCTTCTGATGAAAGAGCTTCATGTCAAG GCGTTGAAGATGTCTTCCCTGATAAAAATAAGCAGAAAGACAAAAAAATTGAACAGTCCAAGGATTCATCCAAAGGTGGTTTGTCTGCTTCTGTTGACAAAACAAAGAGTGGGAGTTTTTCTGATAAAGCTGTTGGTATGTTGAAGAAAAAGTTACCTGCTTTAACCGATAAGGACGTGAATCCCGAAttctttcaaaagcttgaaaagaGGGGTGCTGATGAATTACCAGTGGAAGTTGTTGTTCCACGTAAATGTCTTAATTCTTTAAACTCGAACGAGAAAGAGGAGTCAAGCATTTCTGAAATAAAGGATAGCAAAGCAAATATGTCTGCCAACATACCTTCTGGACAACGTGAATTTGAAGGCTATGTGGAGGATAGATGGCTTGATAATGGGTTAAATGCTAAAGACCTGCGACCCAGAACTTCTGGCAGTGAAGGCAAGGATTCTTCCTTCGCCAAAGCTGATGGTCAGTCTGATGGATCTCTCATGAATGGTAAAGGAAATTGGTTGTCTATTCAAAGGCAGTTGCTTCAATTAGAGAGACAACAAGCTCATATCATGAATATGTTACAG GAGTTTATGGGTGGCTCACATGACAGTATGGTGACTCTGGAGAATAGAGTACGGGGTCTTGAGAGAGTGGTTGAAGACATGGCACATGATTTATCAGTAGCATCAAATCGGAGGGGTGGGGGTTTTCATTCTGGGTATGAGGGGTCTTCCAATCGACCTATCAGGTATAATGGATATGGTGACTATGGTTGGAGATTTCCTTATGGTGACAGATTTAACGATCCTGAAGGAGATTCTCCAAGTATGAGGCTTAGGGGCCCACCTAGGAGACCCGATCACCAGGACTCGTGGGATTTTCATTCATATGGTGCTGCTAAAATTGGTCAACCCGGTGTGAGAAGAGACATGAGCAGCAATGGTGTTGATAGTAGATCACCCAGATCTGAGCATGAAAGTGACCCAGTTACTTCGCGCCGAGGATGGGATAAGGTTTCCGCTCATGTCAGACTTGGTGAGGGCCCCTCGGCAAGAAGTGTTTGGCAGGCTTCGAAGGATGAAGCTACACTGGCAGCTATTCGAGTGGCTGGTGAAGACAATGGTACAACCCGACCTGCTAGAGTAGCTGTACGAAAATTGGATGCAGAAGCTTTGGGCAATGACAACAATAGACGAGAGCGGGACCCAATTTGGACTGCCTGGAGTAATGCCATGGATGCTGTTCAAGCCGGTGATATGGACACGGCTTATGCCGAGGTCTTGTCAACAGGTGACGATTCTTTGCTTGTGAAGCTCATGGATAAATCAGGTCCTGTTTTTGATCAACTCACAGATGAGATAGCAGTTGAGGCTTTAAATGCTATCATGCCATTTGTGGTGGAGCAGCACTTGTTTGATCTATGCTTGTATTGGGTTCAACAG CTGTTGGATCTGGTGTTGGAGAACGGGACAGATGTATTTGGTATTCCCATAAATGTAAAGAGAGATCTGCTGTTTAATCTGCACGACGCTACTTCTGCCATTGAAATCCCTGAGGATTGGGAAGGATCGACTCCTGATCAACTCATGTTACAACTGGCTTCAGCCTGGAATATTGATCTCCAACAGCCTGGGAGTTAA
- the LOC141630999 gene encoding microtubule-associated protein TORTIFOLIA1-like isoform X1, with amino-acid sequence MESQGPKSSKLSKNYSRSQSTTLSTSSSTLSTSSVSTHLAMVELKQKILTSLSKLSDRDTHQIAIEELETLIQTLQNDAVPMLLNCLFDSSSSDPKPSVKKESIRLLSNLCGSHPDSTGTHLVKIIAHLARRLRDPDSGVRDACKDVIGCLSGIYLKGSGNSSNGEGEGNGGGMVSLFVKPLFEAMGENNKGVQIGAAMCLGRVVDCATNPPISAFVKLCPRVCKFLNSPNYFAKSSLLPVVVSLSQVEAITPQSLEPLLQTIHDCLASTDWATRKAAAEALTALALHSSDLVKDGAASTLTVLEACRFDKLGQLRVAAVDREHAVLESNEIKPVRDSVTEALQQWKRLSGKNGDGASDERASCQGVEDVFPDKNKQKDKKIEQSKDSSKGGLSASVDKTKSGSFSDKAVGMLKKKLPALTDKDVNPEFFQKLEKRGADELPVEVVVPRKCLNSLNSNEKEESSISEIKDSKANMSANIPSGQREFEGYVEDRWLDNGLNAKDLRPRTSGSEGKDSSFAKADGQSDGSLMNGKGNWLSIQRQLLQLERQQAHIMNMLQEFMGGSHDSMVTLENRVRGLERVVEDMAHDLSVASNRRGGGFHSGYEGSSNRPIRYNGYGDYGWRFPYGDRFNDPEGDSPSMRLRGPPRRPDHQDSWDFHSYGAAKIGQPGVRRDMSSNGVDSRSPRSEHESDPVTSRRGWDKVSAHVRLGEGPSARSVWQASKDEATLAAIRVAGEDNGTTRPARVAVRKLDAEALGNDNNRRERDPIWTAWSNAMDAVQAGDMDTAYAEVLSTGDDSLLVKLMDKSGPVFDQLTDEIAVEALNAIMPFVVEQHLFDLCLYWVQQLLDLVLENGTDVFGIPINVKRDLLFNLHDATSAIEIPEDWEGSTPDQLMLQLASAWNIDLQQPGS; translated from the exons ATGGAGTCTCAAGGACCCAAATCATCAAAACTCTCAAAGAATTATTCAAGATCACAATCAACAACactatcaacatcatcatcaacattaTCAACATCATCTGTGTCAACACATTTAGCAATGGTGGAGCTCAAGCAGAAGATTCTAACCTCCTTGTCTAAGCTCTCAGATAGAGACACCCACCAGATCGCCATTGAAGAGCTTGAAACCCTAATCCAAACCCTCCAAAACGACGCCGTTCCAATGCTCCTTAACTGCCTCTTTGACTCCTCTTCCTCGGACCCGAAACCATCTGTGAAAAAGGAGTCAATTAGGCTTCTTTCTAACCTATGTGGGTCCCACCCTGATTCCACTGGGACCCACTTGGTTAAGATCATTGCCCACCTGGCTAGGAGGCTAAGGGACCCTGATTCCGGGGTTCGCGACGCGTGTAAGGATGTGATTGGGTGTTTGTCTGGGATTTATTTGAAGGGTAGTGGTAATAGTAGTAATGGTGAGGGTGAGGGTAATGGTGGTGGTATGGTTTCTTTGTTTGTTAAGCCTTTGTTTGAGGCTATGGGGGAGAATAACAAAGGGGTTCAAATTGGGGCTGCAATGTGCTTAGGGAGAGTGGTTGATTGCGCGACTAACCCGCCAATTTCCGCTTTTGTCAAGCTTTGTCCTAGGGTTTGCAAGTTCTTGAATAGCCCTAACTACTTTGCCAAATCTTCTTTGTTGCCTGTTGTAGTCAGCTTATCTCAG GTAGAGGCCATTACACCACAAAGCCTTGAACCTTTGCTACAGACCATTCATGATTGCCTTGCGAGCACAGATTGGGCCACCCGTAAGGCTGCTGCTGAGGCGTTGACTGCTCTGGCATTGCATTCAAGCGATTTGGTCAAAGATGGGGCAGCATCAACCTTGACTGTATTAGAGGCTTGCCGTTTTGATAAG CTGGGACAACTCAGAGTAGCTGCTGTGGACCGGGAGCATGCTGTTTTAGAGAGCaacgag ATCAAGCCTGTAAGAGATAGTGTTACAGAAGCGCTACAGCAGTGGAAGAGGCTGTCAGGAAAGAATGGAGATGGGGCTTCTGATGAAAGAGCTTCATGTCAAG GCGTTGAAGATGTCTTCCCTGATAAAAATAAGCAGAAAGACAAAAAAATTGAACAGTCCAAGGATTCATCCAAAGGTGGTTTGTCTGCTTCTGTTGACAAAACAAAGAGTGGGAGTTTTTCTGATAAAGCTGTTGGTATGTTGAAGAAAAAGTTACCTGCTTTAACCGATAAGGACGTGAATCCCGAAttctttcaaaagcttgaaaagaGGGGTGCTGATGAATTACCAGTGGAAGTTGTTGTTCCACGTAAATGTCTTAATTCTTTAAACTCGAACGAGAAAGAGGAGTCAAGCATTTCTGAAATAAAGGATAGCAAAGCAAATATGTCTGCCAACATACCTTCTGGACAACGTGAATTTGAAGGCTATGTGGAGGATAGATGGCTTGATAATGGGTTAAATGCTAAAGACCTGCGACCCAGAACTTCTGGCAGTGAAGGCAAGGATTCTTCCTTCGCCAAAGCTGATGGTCAGTCTGATGGATCTCTCATGAATGGTAAAGGAAATTGGTTGTCTATTCAAAGGCAGTTGCTTCAATTAGAGAGACAACAAGCTCATATCATGAATATGTTACAG GAGTTTATGGGTGGCTCACATGACAGTATGGTGACTCTGGAGAATAGAGTACGGGGTCTTGAGAGAGTGGTTGAAGACATGGCACATGATTTATCAGTAGCATCAAATCGGAGGGGTGGGGGTTTTCATTCTGGGTATGAGGGGTCTTCCAATCGACCTATCAGGTATAATGGATATGGTGACTATGGTTGGAGATTTCCTTATGGTGACAGATTTAACGATCCTGAAGGAGATTCTCCAAGTATGAGGCTTAGGGGCCCACCTAGGAGACCCGATCACCAGGACTCGTGGGATTTTCATTCATATGGTGCTGCTAAAATTGGTCAACCCGGTGTGAGAAGAGACATGAGCAGCAATGGTGTTGATAGTAGATCACCCAGATCTGAGCATGAAAGTGACCCAGTTACTTCGCGCCGAGGATGGGATAAGGTTTCCGCTCATGTCAGACTTGGTGAGGGCCCCTCGGCAAGAAGTGTTTGGCAGGCTTCGAAGGATGAAGCTACACTGGCAGCTATTCGAGTGGCTGGTGAAGACAATGGTACAACCCGACCTGCTAGAGTAGCTGTACGAAAATTGGATGCAGAAGCTTTGGGCAATGACAACAATAGACGAGAGCGGGACCCAATTTGGACTGCCTGGAGTAATGCCATGGATGCTGTTCAAGCCGGTGATATGGACACGGCTTATGCCGAGGTCTTGTCAACAGGTGACGATTCTTTGCTTGTGAAGCTCATGGATAAATCAGGTCCTGTTTTTGATCAACTCACAGATGAGATAGCAGTTGAGGCTTTAAATGCTATCATGCCATTTGTGGTGGAGCAGCACTTGTTTGATCTATGCTTGTATTGGGTTCAACAG CTGTTGGATCTGGTGTTGGAGAACGGGACAGATGTATTTGGTATTCCCATAAATGTAAAGAGAGATCTGCTGTTTAATCTGCACGACGCTACTTCTGCCATTGAAATCCCTGAGGATTGGGAAGGATCGACTCCTGATCAACTCATGTTACAACTGGCTTCAGCCTGGAATATTGATCTCCAACAGCCTGGGAGTTAA